The following coding sequences lie in one Lolium perenne isolate Kyuss_39 chromosome 2, Kyuss_2.0, whole genome shotgun sequence genomic window:
- the LOC127331855 gene encoding cytochrome P450 734A5-like, whose amino-acid sequence MPAAMWPWPLASWSWSWQWSWAAAVLVGAACLCVHAAAEALWFRPRRLERHFARQGVRGPGYRFFVGSSIELVRLMIDAASRPMAPPDSHDILPRVLAFYHHWRKLYGPKHLIWFGTKARLTISSPELIREVLLTRAEHFDRYEAHPLICQFEGYGLSNLHGDAWSRHRRVLSPAFHTDNLKRLLPFVADTVGRMLDDLAAVASGNAGGEAEVDVVEWFQRVPQEVITFATFGRRNYEDGSVVFKLQDELAGLAADAHSKVFIPGYRFLPLRRNMRVWHLVREISKGLAAFIANLQQAKPDDQEDGKGGMRDFMSFMAPAMTPEEIIEESKNFFFAGKETLSSLLTWATVALSMHPEWQDRARQEVHAVVGRHDLPTKDHLPKLKTLGMIVNETLRLYPPAVAMIRTAKQDVELGGCVVPAGTELLIPILAVHHDEEHWGADATEFNPARFGDDRPLRRHQMAFMPFGGGERVCIGQNLALMEAKMALAVVLQRFTFRLSPSYVHAPQVLMILQPQHGAPVIFRPL is encoded by the exons ATGCCGGCCGCCATGTGGCCTTGGCCGTTggcgtcgtggtcgtggtcgtggcagtGGAGCTGGGCCGCCGCCGTGCTGGTGGGGGCGGCGTGCCTGTGCGTgcacgcggcggcggaggcgcTGTGGTTTCGTCCCCGGCGGCTGGAGCGGCACTTCGCGCGGCAGGGCGTGCGCGGTCCGGGCTACCGCTTCTTCGTCGGCAGCTCGATCGAGCTGGTGAGGCTCATGATAGATGCCGCGTCGCGGCCCATGGCGCCGCCGGACTCCCACGACATCCTCCCCAGGGTCCTCGCCTTCTACCACCATTGGAGGAAGCTCTACG GTCCAAAGCATCTGATCTGGTTCGGGACCAAGGCGAGGCTGACGATCAGCTCGCCGGAGCTGATCCGGGAGGTGCTGCTGACGCGCGCGGAGCACTTCGACCGGTACGAGGCGCACCCGCTCATCTGCCAGTTCGAGGGCTACGGCCTCAGCAACCTCCACGGAGACGCCTGGTCCCGCCACCGCCGCGTCCTCTCCCCCGCGTTCCACACCGACAACCTGAAGCGGCTCCTCCCCTTCGTCGCCGACACCGTGGGCCGCATGCTCGACGACCTCGCGGCGGTCGCGTCCGGCAATGCCGGTGGCGAGGCGGAGGTGGACGTGGTGGAGTGGTTCCAGCGCGTGCCGCAGGAGGTGATCACGTTCGCGACGTTCGGGCGCCGGAACTACGAGGACGGCAGCGTGGTCTTCAAGCTCCAGGACGAGCTCGCCGGCCTCGCCGCCGACGCGCACAGCAAGGTGTTCATCCCCGGGTACCGGTTCCTGCCGCTGAGGAGGAACATGCGCGTGTGGCACCTGGTCAGAGAGATCAGCAAGGGCCTCGCCGCGTTCATCGCCAACCTGCAGCAGGCCAAGCCTGACGATCAGGAGGACGGAAAAGGCGGGATGAGGGACTTCATGAGCTTCATGGCGCCGGCCATGACGCCTGAGGAGATCATCGAGGAGAGCAAGAACTTCTTCTTCGCTGGGAAGGAGACGCTGTCCAGCCTCCTCACCTGGGCCACCGTCGCCCTCTCCATGCACCCGGAGTGGCAGGACCGCGCCCGCCAGGAGGTCCATGCCGTCGTCGGCCGCCATGACCTCCCCACAAAAGACCACCTCCCCAAGCTCAAAACC CTCGGAATGATCGTCAACGAGACGCTGAGGCTGTACCCGCCGGCGGTGGCAATGATACGGACGGCGAAGCAAGACGTGGAGCTGGGCGGATGCGTGGTGCCGGCGGGGACGGAGCTGCTCATACCGATCCTGGCGGTGCACCACGACGAGGAGCACTGGGGCGCCGACGccacggagttcaacccggcgcgGTTCGGCGACGACCGGCCGCTGCGGCGGCACCAGATGGCGTTCATGCCGTTCGGAGGCGGCGAGCGGGTATGCATCGGGCAGAACCTGGCGCTGATGGAGGCCAAGATGGCCCTGGCCGTCGTGCTGCAGCGGTTCACATTCCGGCTGTCGCCTTCATACGTGCACGCGCCTCAAGTGCTCATGATTCTCCAACCGCAGCACGGCGCGCCGGTGATCTTCCGACCGCTGTGA
- the LOC127331856 gene encoding uncharacterized protein yields MSFFFRAASRPRQPQQELGRSIKDSLLALDTKTGAKALEDVEKNIFTLRQTLSGDGEVEPNQEQVLQIALEICKEDVLSLFVQNLPSLGWEGRKDLVHCWCILLRQKVDESYCCVQYIENHVDLLDFLVVCYNNLEVALNCGNMLRECIKYPALAKYILASSSFELFFQYVELPNFDIASDALNTFKDLLTRHEDAVSEFLISHYEQFFELYKRLLTSDNYVTRRQSVKFLSEFLLEAPNAQIMKRYILEVRYLNIMIGLLKDSSKNIRICAFHIFKVFVANPNKPRDIIQVLVDNHRELLKLLHDLPASKGDDEQFDEERDLIIEEIKKLVRSAV; encoded by the exons ATGTCCTTCTTCTTCCGAGCGGCGTCGCGTCCCCGTCAGCCGCAGCAGGAGCTAGGGCGCTCCATCAAGGACTCCCTCCTCGCGCTCGACACCAAGACCGGCGCCAAG GCTCTCGAAGATGTTGAGAAAAATATATTCACCTTGCGACAAACACTTTCTGGTGATGGAGAAGTTGAACCAAACCAGGAGCAGGTTTTACAGATAGCCCTTGAAATCTGCAAGGAGGATGTACTTTCTCTCTTTGTTCAGAATCTGCCTTCCTTGGGTTGGGAG GGTAGAAAGGATCTTGTCCACTGCTGGTGCATTTTGTTGAGGCAGAAGGTGGATGAAAGTTACTGCTGCGTGCAGTATATCGAAAATCATGTTGATCTTCTGGATTTCCTTGTTGTTTG CTACAATAACCTGGAGGTTGCATTGAACTGTGGAAACATGTTACGAGAATGCATAAAGTATCCTGCACTTGCCAA ATATATATTGGCGTCAAGTAGCTTTGAGTTGTTTTTCCAGTATGTTGAGTTGCCAAACTTTGATATTGCTTCTGATGCTCTGAATACCTTCAAG GATTTGCTCACAAGACATGAAGATGCAGTTTCTGAGTTTCTCATTTCCCATTATGAACAG TTCTTTGAACTCTACAAAAGGCTTTTAACTTCAGATAATTATGTGACAAGAAGACAATCAGTGAAG TTTCTTTCAGAATTTCTGTTGGAGGCGCCGAATGCTCAGATAATGAAGCGGTACATTTTGGAAGTTCGTTACTTAAACATTATGATTGGTCTACTGAAG GATTCAAGCAAAAATATCAGGATATGTGCCTTCCACATTTTTAAG GTGTTTGTTGCCAATCCAAACAAGCCTCGTGATATTATTCAAGTTTTGGTTGACAATCACAGAGAATTGTTGAAATTACTCCATGATCTTCCTGCAAGCAAAG GTGACGACGAACAATTTGATGAGGAGCGAGACTTAATTATCGAGGAAATCAAGAAGCTCGTGCGCTCAGCAGTATAG